Genomic window (Candidatus Neomarinimicrobiota bacterium):
TGGATGGAATGCAAACGCTTGACCAAGACCTTCAAAGACTTGTTTCTCAGGCAATTATCGAACGATCGCAAGCAGTTGCATTAGCAGATAATCCGAAACTATTTGAATCAAAAGTCCTGTAGATGAAACTGCACAATTCAAATGGATTTACGTTTATCGAAGTGTTGATTGCTGTGGTAATTGTGAGTGTGGCAGCATTTGGCTTAATGCTCGGCGCTGTACATGCAAGAGGAGAATTGCAGGCGCTTGAAATCCGCGAACGTGCGACAGAAGAATTATTAAGTTTTGTAGAAACCATGAAAGGTCGCGTTGCAGATGGACGATTAACTGGAATTGAGCGTAGTGGAGATTTAGAAGGGAAACAAGTTTTTCTTTTGGGGAACAATGAAAACCCCGATAAAATCGAAGCAAAAATTTACTACGATCCGATTTATGAAGAACCTTCAGATTCTTCCGGTGGAATGGATCGCTATAGGTTTAAAACATGGATCACATGGAAGGATTATACGTCTGCAAGAAACGATGTAAAGAAAACCCGTGTATTAGAAATGGTAATGCTGGAGTATCCGCTGTGAAGATTTCTTTCACTGAAAAATCATCTCCGGGACTTACTCTCATTGAGTTGGTTACATCTATGACGGTGATTGGCATTATGGTTGTCGGACTCTCAATGGGTGTACAAGGAATTCTTTTTCATTATCAAAACGACTCAGTCTTGTTGGAAGTTCGGCAATATGGTCAGGCTGTTATGCGGGAAATTATGTATGAAATTAATTCTTCAAGATTTATAGAAAGAGATTTTGCAAACGGATATGCACGTCTTAGTCTTTATAAGTATGATAAAAATGGGAACGAATCTACTTTGTTCATATCCGGGCATGCGCTGGATGGAATTCAATTTGATGGAAGAAATCCGGTAGGCGGAACACTCGGGTTTCCCAGAAAGGGTCGCTTTCGTGATAACCGTCAGCGGATTGTTCGGCTCGAAACATTCAAGGCAGACCAGAGGATTGAAGAACGACCAAGTCTCCAAAAATTTGCAGAAGCCACATGGGATATCGAATTGATTTTTTCAATTGAATCAGATGTAAACGATCAGAATCCGTTGAATACAAATATCCGGGTAAAGCGAACCGTATTTATGCCGAATAAATATATTTCTCTCTACGAAAAATCCAGCGAACAAGGGTAATTATGGGACATTTTCAAAAAGGTACTGCAACAATTACGGCTGTTATTTTTACCATGATTAGCCTACTGCTAACCATTGCCTATTTACGATATTCCTTGTCGGCTGCAGTCGTTGAAAAATATAGGTTTGCTGAATCGACCGCCATATTGCTTGCGGAAACAGGAATTAATAAAGAAGGGATGCCGAAATTGCCCTATTTATCCGATGAAGCTTTAGTGTTGGCAACCGAAAAAGTAAAATTCAGCGAAACGCCTGAATTTGATGGGTATTATCACGACGTTGTTTGTTCATCATATGTGAATGAATACGGGAAAACTTTCTTTTACGCTAGCGCCTGGGGAACGGTTGAATTTGAAAGTACGGAGGGGCAAACGGTAGAAATTAAACGGAAGGCCGAAGTCAACCTTGTTGCGGAAGATTTTTCAAAATTTATGTATTTCACAAATTCAGAAGAACCGGGTGGTGGTCCGCAGGTGAGTGGAACAGTTACGTTTGGTGCATCTGATTCCCTTGAAGGGATTGTTCATACTAATGGCGAAATAACAATGAGCAATTGGGGTTGCCCTGTGTTTTCGGGAAAGGTGAACGCTAGCGACGGGATTAATATGGCGAATTGTGAGGGAACATCTTTTGCGAATGCTACTTACGACGACTCCGCGGACGTTATAAGTTATCCACCAACAAATACGGTTCAATTAGTTAAAAATGCAGCAGATTACGTGTTTACAGCTGATGATTTACTTGGGCGAGGTTCCATTAAAGATTCTTTGATTATGACAGAAATTGAATTTGTAACAGGGGGATTTAAAGTTGCACAATGGGCGTATGTTGTTCCTCCGATTACCTTAGATGGCCAACCTGTTCTTTCATTTACTTGGGATGAAGATAACTCAATTGCCGAGTTAGATAATGGAAAAATAGGTTTGGAACTTCCCTTTAATGATATATCCGGATATGCCGGTGCAGATTCAGTTTTCATAAGCAGTTACGATTCTGAGGGTGAAGATGTTGATAACGTTTTGTCTGATTATGCTATTGGTGATACTATTGTTATTTCTTCTGTGGATACAAGTTATAAATATTGGGCTGCGGTCATTACCTCTAAATCAACCACAGGAGGCAATCATATCTACAAAGTAAGTTACCAAGAACAAGGCGCTTTTATTTTCGGTGGATTTGTAGATGGGGAGTCTGTTCAATTATCACACCGAACAGGATTAGAATCTGGAAGATTTAATCAATATGGTTTTTACCATAATCATAATGATAATGGTTCAATGTGTGCATCATCCGGTTTTCACCATTTTGATTTTGACCCACCAAGTAGTGGGGCTCAATATGTAATGAATTGGACGATGTTTCATAGAGACAGAGCTGTGATTTATGTGAAGAAAGGTCAAGTTCGAGTTTACGGGGAGGTGGATGGACAGTTTACGATTGTGACGGATGATAACGTTGAATACAGGCGCCACGATGATTTACAAATATGGGATAGAGTATGGGGGAATATTTGGCTGATTGATGATGTTATTTATGCCGATTCAAACCCGACTACCGGCGAGGTTGTATATGGCACATCCAATCGCTTAGGACTCGTATCCGGAGGAAATGTAATTATTGCGAATACTGCAGAAAACGGTGCAAGAAACAAAGCAAATGGTGCGGATATCATTGTCAATGCAGGCATTATTGCTATGCATGATTCTTTCGTAGCACATTATTGGCAGAATTCAGTTACCGGTGATGCGGAAAATGGTTGGAACCCTTTTACAAATGCGCCATATTATGCTTCAAATCCTACAAATTCTAGAGCAGATGGACGCGGTACTTTTAGGAATCCAAATTCAATTTTGCAACAGGATACAGGAAATGATTTGCGTGGTACGGTAAAATTGTGGGGGTCGATTACTCAAAATTTGCGTGGATATTTGAAAAGGAATCCATACGGTCCTTATGGTAATTACAAAATTGAATATGAAAAGAGTTATCATTACGATTATAATTTCAGCGATTTTTATGCGCCTCCCAATTTTCCCAATACAACGGGTGCTGACGGTGGTTTAAAATTAATTCTGAAAAGTTACAACGAAGTTCAAACTCGGAACGGAGGATCTGAAGGATGATTCTTGGATTGGATGTAGGAAGGCAGGTTATCAAAACTGTTACTGTGGAAAAACAGCGATCCGGAGGATATAAACTTCTCCATGTAGCTCAACGGCTTATTCCGGAACAGCATAAAGCGTATGACCCGGAAGCTGTAAGTCGTCCCATTGTTGTGATGGCA
Coding sequences:
- a CDS encoding prepilin-type N-terminal cleavage/methylation domain-containing protein, with product MKLHNSNGFTFIEVLIAVVIVSVAAFGLMLGAVHARGELQALEIRERATEELLSFVETMKGRVADGRLTGIERSGDLEGKQVFLLGNNENPDKIEAKIYYDPIYEEPSDSSGGMDRYRFKTWITWKDYTSARNDVKKTRVLEMVMLEYPL